The Spirulina subsalsa PCC 9445 region CCCCATACCACGGTGGCAGAATCTAATCTGTGATGGGTGTGGAGAGGATGGTAACAGGAACGGGAACATTAACAAGAGGGTTTTAAGGATTCGGTGATAAAGATCAAAGCCAGCTTTTAAAGGGTTGAGCTAAAATCACCCTACGAGCCAAATTAGTAAACCCCAGAATCTCCCTCACTGAATTGTTTTCGAGTTTAAGGGGGAGCCTCAACGCCACTGTAAACCATGCCCAAGGGTGTTTTATGTTATCTAATTTTAGAAATCATCATGCCGTGAATCAATCTAGTTTTTCTCCAGACTTCAATCCTGTGGCAATGGAAACCAATCCCTCTTCAGAGGAGATTGAGGACACCAATTATGACCCCTTCACCTTTGAAACCCACTTTCATGGGGGTATGGGAATGTATGATTCCCCCCAAGTCGTGGCTGAATATTTAGATGCTCATGAAGGATGGTTTACACGCTGCGCTAAACCCATGACGGCGGAACCTTTCGGGGTAAATGGGTATGTCTTGACAATTGGGCGGTTTGGTGCATTCGGCTATGAGGTGGAACCCAAAATGGGCGTTGTGCTAGCCCCACCGGAGAACCAAATTTATGATATGTATAGCGTTCCCGTACCGGACTATACGCCTCCGGGCTACGATGTGGATTATTTCGCCTCCATGCGTTTAGCAGAAGTCGCTGGGGTAGCGGTGCCTTGGAATCAACATTATCCCGAGGATGCTGTATTAACTCAAGTGACGTGGCATCTCCATCTCAAGGTTATGATTGAATTTCCCAAGTTTATCTATAAATTTCCTCGTCCCTTGTTGCAGAATACGGGGGATCGTCTCCTAGCACAAATTGTCCGGCAAATCTCCCCCCGTTTAACCTATAAAGTCCAAAGTGATTTTCATAAACGTTTAGGTTTGCCGTTACCCCCGAAACAATCTCGTTATTTACTCCGTTTAGGGGAAACAATGGGGGAAGAAGAGGAAAGGGAAGGGAATTCAGGGACTTTAAGCGATAATTCAGATAATTCAGATAATATGGATCTGAGTTAACCCTCCTTCGTTACCCAAGAAACTCAGGCAGGAGAGTATGTCAAAGCCGAAGTTTAACGGTGAGACTGAACGGTGAGACTGTTGGATAATCTAGAGTCTGATGCTCCTCTCCCAGTCTGCTCTCGTGGTTGCTGTATTCTATGCAGGAAATCTTTGGGGCGACTCAAAGAATCTCCCTGCACACCCGTTAGGGGTGCTGGGAGAAGATGTCAACGTCATCTACTCAACACATCATGGTAAGCCGCAAAGTCCTAATCATTGATGAAAACCACGAAATGAGGACGCAACTTCGGACATTGTTACCGAAAGGCAATTACGAGATTCAAGAAGCTGGGGATGGAGAGGAGGGGTTATCCTTGATCTATCAGGAGGGGGCTTTGATTCGCTTCATTATTTTGGAGGTGAATCTCCCACAGTTGAATGGCTGGGATCTGATTGAACGGACTCAAGGCGATCGCACCCTAGAACGCATCCCCATGGTGTTAATTGGTCGCAATGCTACCCCTCCCGAAGGTTTAGCCTTAGACTCTCGCCCCATTGTCCTACTGCAAAAACCCTTTAGTAAAGGCCAACTCAAGGCCGCCGTAAAGTCTGCTGTCCATCAAGCTAAAGCCCTGAAAACCGCCGATCGACTGGAACAGCCCTCCGACTCTGCCCCCACCCCCTCCACCCCGTCAGAGGAGGTGATGGCGATGCCTGCTGCCCCAACGGAGGAAATCAACGCCCCCTCAGATAGCCTCGATTTTGATTTTGATCTTCCCGAAACGCCCCTAGAATCGTCTTCCTTACCCTTGGATTCTGTAGTTCTCCCCCCAGAAGTCCCCCTCACCGAACCGGAAACTCCCGATTTTGATGATCCCGACAATCCCTTTGGGGAGTTAGAACAGTTTGGGGATTTTATGGCTCAATTGCCCCAAGAATTCAGCCAATTTGGTTCAGAATTAGCACCGGATGAACTGGCAGAATTAGCAGATTTAGCCCGGCGTTCTCTGGATTTAGAATTTGGTTCTGACCAAGATTCAGAAGATGATGATCCTAATGTCACACCGTTAGATAATTACACAACTTCAGAGGAAGATACAGGGGCCATTCCCGCCCCACCCCCGGATAGTCCTTTTTTGACTTCGCCCCCTTTGTCAGACAGTACCGCCACAAGCGGGGAATTTGCTAATCCTTTTGCTGGCAATGATCAGAGTTTATCTACTCCGAGCTTAGATGAGATTCCTGATGATTTATTTAGTCCGTTTGATGGGGAAAATGATGTTTTAGATTTAGATGAGGTGGGTTCAGAATTTCTTAATTTTCCCTTGACAAATGAGCTTGTTAGTGATAAAGATTCGGCGCAAGAACAAGGGGGAACTGGGGGAAATTTAGGGGCAGCAAACGACCTGAATTTAGATGCCATTGATTTGGATCAAACTGTTTTAGAGGATCAGCAACCCCTACCCGCCGATTTTTTAAACCTACCGCGAGAAGAGGAAGAAAGCGAATCATCAAGGAGAAAAACGGGGATTGGGATTAGCTTTGATGCGGATGGGGTAGAAGTAGACTTTGGAAATGTAAATATTGACTCTGTACAAATTGAATCTACGGAAGGATTTAGTTTAAGTCCAGAAGAGGAGGAAGAAACAGAGGAAAGTTATGGAGTCCATGACATTGTTTTAGAGGAAGACACCCAAACCAATCGTCAAGGGACGCTCATTCAATCTCAAGTGACATTAGGGGGACTGGATGACCTGATGATGCGTTGGCAGAGTGCTATTGAGGCGGAACGCTTGGGGGCATTAAAGGACGCATTTAATTATGGAGAGGATGGGTATCGTTTAGTGATTAATGCGGTGAAAGAAGAGTCGGGGATTATTCAAGAAACCGCCGAAAAACTAATCATTGAAAACCTGAAAAATCCCCAGCGTTACTTGCCCATGGTGATTGAGCAAAGTGACTGGTTACAGATGGAATGTCTCCATACTTTGGTGGGTCATACTTATTGGGTGCAAGCGTTGACGTTAACTCCCGATGGTCGTTATGCGGTGAGTGGGAGTAAGGACAGCACGATTAAGATTTGGGATATTTTAACCGGGCGAGAAGTGCGGACGTTGGTGGGTCATGAGTCGGCGGTGTTGTCCATTGCGGTGACACCAGAAGGCGATCGCATTGTCAGCAGTAGCACCGACGACACCATTAAAATCTGGGAGTTTGACAGTGGGGAAGAAATCCGCACCATTAGCAGCGACTCCCACAAAATCTATGCTTTAACCGTGAGTCCTGATGGAAAAACCGTCGTCAGTGCGAGCGCGGAAAATACCATCAAACCCACCTTTGATTTTAGTTTAGAAGAAATGCTCAGTCGCCTGCCCATGCAGAGTGTCCCCCTGGTGTTATTTATTCTCACCCTATTACGACGCACCCCCGCCATTAAAATCTGGGATCTTGACAGTGGGGAAGAAAAAGGGAGCTTGATGGGCTATTCTCGGGGGGTGACAGATTTAGTGATTAGTCCGAAAGGCGATCGCGTGGTGAGTGGCAGTCGGGATCAAACCTTGAAAATCTGGGACTTGAAAACCGGGAAATTTCTCAACACCCTCCTGGGTCATACCGACGAAATTCGTTCCGTCTGTATTACCCCGAACGGCGAAAATATTATTAGTGGCAGTCGCGATCGCACGATTAAAATTTGGGATCTCAAAACAGGTCACGTTTTACGCACCCTGCGCGGCCATAATCAATCTGTCACCTCCGTAGCCATTAGTGGAGACGGCAAAACGATTATTAGCGGCAGTCGGGATAACACCGTGAAAATTTGGGACTTCCAAACCGGACAATATATTCATACCCTAATGGGACATACGGATTTAGTCCGCGCTGTAGCCGTCAGTTCTAACGGCAAAACCATTGTCAGTGGCGGTCGAGACAATACAATCAAAGTATGGAAATACATTTCCCATTCCTAGGGGCGGGTTGCCCAATTGCGAGATGAATCTAGTCTGCCATCCTATCCGCTCACCCTGCCCACACACAATCAGGTAAGGCTTTTAAGAGGTAAACATGGCTAATCGAGTTCTCATCGCGGATGATAATAGTGCAATGCGCATTGCAATTCGGGAAATGTTACCGGGGGGGAAATTTGAAGTAGTCGAGGCCGTCGATGGTAAAGCGGCACTAGCCACCATCAAAGAAGAACACGAAAACCTACGCCTGATTATTCTTAAATACGCTTTGCCCCAGATTGAAGGCTGGAAAATCCTGCAAAAAGCCCAAATGCACCCCAAACTCCAAAACATCCCGATGGTGTTAGTGGCTACCGAAAAAGATCCCGTTGCCCAAAAATTAGCCGATGTTTTAGACTACTGCGCCGTTGTTACCCCGCCCTTTGAGCGCAAAACGTTCCAGAAAGCGATTAAATCTGCGATCGCCAACGCCCAACGCCCTCGCACCCCTCAAGACCAACCTAAAGCCCAACCTAAAGCCCAACCTAAAGCCCAAAAAGCCCCCACTCCCCAAGCCAAAGCCAAAGGAAACCCCGATGATGTCGCTACCCTAATCAGCGCCCACCCTGAACCCCATCCCGTCAGTCCCCCACCCTCTCCAGTTGCCCCGGAATCCGAATCCATCCCCATCCCGGACAATGGCGCTCACCCCGTCCATTCTCCCTTAGAATTCCTCCCTCCCGGTACTCCCATCCCCTACGAATTTTTCGACTGTGTACAAACCAACGGCAACCGCCGCCAAGCCTATGGTGTTCAAGATATTGCCATGAGTCCCGATGGCCTCACCTTTTACACCTGCGGCGAAAACAGTTATATCAGCCGTTGGGAACTAGCCACCTTGAGCAAAATTGAGCAATTTAGCCTCTACTCCAAAGGCGCTCACTGTATTACGGTGAGTCCTGATGGTAGTACCGTTATCAGTGGCGCTCACAATAGCAACCTCAAACTCTGGAATATTATGACCGGGGAACTCCTCGACACCCTCAGTGATCAGTCGATGGGGATTAATAGTTTAGCAATTACCCCCGATGGGCAAATTATTATTAGCAGTTCCGCCCACAGTAATATTAAACTCTGGGACTTCACCACGGGGGAATTGTTGGGACCGCTTAATGATCAATCTATGGCGGTGACATCGGTAGTGATTTCTTCTGATGGTTCAACGGTGTTCACTGGATCCCACGACAGTAATATTAAGTTCTGGGACTTTGCGACGGGGGAATTGTTGGGGCCGTTAAATGTTAAATCCTTCCGAGTCACAACCCTTGCTTTAACCCCAGATAATCAATGTATTGTGAGTGGGGATGAACAAGGGATTATTAATATTACTCGTTTGGATACGGGGGAAAATTTACGCACCTTAAAAGCCCACCAAACGGCTGTTAATGGGGTAGCTGTGAGTCCTGATGGTTGGTGGATTGTCAGCGCGAGTGATACGGAAATTAAGCTTTGGGGCATTGCGGAGTAGGGGGAACAGGAAACCAACTCCCTGTAGGTTGGGTGGAACGCAGTGTAACCCAACATTGGGAGGATGTTAGGTTGCGCTTTTCCTGTGCCTAACCTACGCTAATCCCTCACTATCGGGTAATAAGTCGAGACGCAATGGGCTTTTTCGTGACAGGACTCGAAAGGACAACTGAAGTGCTGGTTTGCCCATACTGACTCAGTTTACCGATAATCTGTTCTAGGTGGGCGAGGGAAGAGGCGATCGCACGCACAACAAAGGAAGTGTTTCCCGTGACGTGATGACACTCCAGAATCTCCGGTAACTCCTGCATTAAGGCCGTCACTTGAGGATAATGTTCCGGGGAGGTGGTGAGTTGAATAAAGGCCAAAATCGGCAATCCCACAGCCCCCGGATTCAAGTCCGCCCCATACCCGGCTACAATGCCCGATTCTTCCAGCTTTCGCACTCGTTCGGTGACGGCCGGGGGCGATAGTCCTACTCGTCGCCCCAGTTCGGAAAAGGACAAGCGTGCATCTTTCTGTAAGGCTTCGAGGAGTTGCCAGTCTGTATAATCCAGTTGCATCTTCAATTTAAAAGCAATTTTTATATTATAGCTTAAACTTAGTGCATAAATCAAGAGTTTTGCTTAAATTTTCTCTTTATTTTCGCCTAATATTCCTTTAAATTAAAACTAAGCTTTTAAACCCACTCTCTTCACCATGTTACCTCTATTTTTACAAGGAATGGTCTTTGGATTTGCGATCGCCGCTCCCATCGGGGCCATTGGTTTTCTCTGCATTCAACGCACCCTCAACCATGGTCGTCTGATTGGCTTACTCTCTGGTTTAGGGGCCGCCACAGCCGACGGAATTTATGGCTGTATTGCCAGTTTAGGCCTCGGTTTGATGAATCCCCTCCTAGACCATCAAGGGCTGTTACGTCTCTTAGGGGGGCTGTTTCTAGTTTATTTAGGAGTCCAAACCTTCACCAGCAAACCCCCTTCTCCTGACCCAGAAACCCTCTCCGCGACGGCCTCCATGAATGGCTTCTTTGCCTACAGTTCCACGCTTTTTTTAACCCTGACAAATCCCTTGACAATTTTTTTCTTTTTGAGTATCTTTTCTGGGTTAGGGTTAGGAGAGCATCACCATTTTTTAACCGCTTTTCCTTTAATTTTGGGGGTTTTCACCGGGTCGGCGTTGTGGTGGTTATTGTTAAGTTCTGGGGTTAATCACTTACGCCACAAGGTTCTCTCTAACACCTTCACCGTGGACAAATTAAAATGGATTAATCGCTTGTCGGGGATTATTTTGATTAGTTTTGCTGTGATTCTGTTCTACAGCAATTTTGAATAGTTTGGGGTGGGGGTAATTCATGAGTTCCCCCAATCTGGCGACGTTCAATTTCTGAAGCATCAGCCATCTCCAAAAAAAGTTCGATCGCTTCTATTAAATTCGATCGCGCTTCTTCCACCGTGTCACCTTGACTCGCCAGATCAAGTTCCGGACACAAAGAAAAATATCCATCACCTTCTCTCTCAATAATTGCCGTTAACCGTCGAGTTTTTTGCATTTGATGATAATTCACAATCAGAAATCAAGTTAACTCACACTCAGATAAGCGTTGAGCAAAAACGGGCGCGTGTTTCCACCAAGACATCCCCCCCACCCAACGACGGGAGGGTAAATGACCGGGGGGGGCTTTGAGGTTAAACTGAAAATACTTGAGACTGTGGGGATCATGTAAAACCCAACCGAGGCGATCGCAAAATAAATTACATTGTCCCCCAACCTCCTCATAAATCGCCGCCTGAACCCGAAATCCAAACAGTCCCTGACTCGCTTCATACCAAAACAGATCAATGGCCTGCAAATCCCCACAAGGTAAACGCGCTAAATCACTATTCGATAAATAAGCACCCTCCCGTTTACCCGATAACTCACACAAAATCCGCCAAGTCTCATCATCGGCCGCTTGCCAGCGTTTGCGTTTTAAGAGGTCTTGTAACCCATTGTAATCAATCACAATAGGTTCTCGATCCACCTCTTGCAAGGCCTGAAATAGAGGACTCGGAGTCATACTTTCTTGACGCGGCATTAACTGTAAA contains the following coding sequences:
- a CDS encoding type II toxin-antitoxin system HicB family antitoxin: MQKTRRLTAIIEREGDGYFSLCPELDLASQGDTVEEARSNLIEAIELFLEMADASEIERRQIGGTHELPPPQTIQNCCRTESQQN
- a CDS encoding LysE family translocator, which gives rise to MLPLFLQGMVFGFAIAAPIGAIGFLCIQRTLNHGRLIGLLSGLGAATADGIYGCIASLGLGLMNPLLDHQGLLRLLGGLFLVYLGVQTFTSKPPSPDPETLSATASMNGFFAYSSTLFLTLTNPLTIFFFLSIFSGLGLGEHHHFLTAFPLILGVFTGSALWWLLLSSGVNHLRHKVLSNTFTVDKLKWINRLSGIILISFAVILFYSNFE
- a CDS encoding Lrp/AsnC family transcriptional regulator, coding for MQLDYTDWQLLEALQKDARLSFSELGRRVGLSPPAVTERVRKLEESGIVAGYGADLNPGAVGLPILAFIQLTTSPEHYPQVTALMQELPEILECHHVTGNTSFVVRAIASSLAHLEQIIGKLSQYGQTSTSVVLSSPVTKKPIASRLITR
- a CDS encoding response regulator; amino-acid sequence: MVSRKVLIIDENHEMRTQLRTLLPKGNYEIQEAGDGEEGLSLIYQEGALIRFIILEVNLPQLNGWDLIERTQGDRTLERIPMVLIGRNATPPEGLALDSRPIVLLQKPFSKGQLKAAVKSAVHQAKALKTADRLEQPSDSAPTPSTPSEEVMAMPAAPTEEINAPSDSLDFDFDLPETPLESSSLPLDSVVLPPEVPLTEPETPDFDDPDNPFGELEQFGDFMAQLPQEFSQFGSELAPDELAELADLARRSLDLEFGSDQDSEDDDPNVTPLDNYTTSEEDTGAIPAPPPDSPFLTSPPLSDSTATSGEFANPFAGNDQSLSTPSLDEIPDDLFSPFDGENDVLDLDEVGSEFLNFPLTNELVSDKDSAQEQGGTGGNLGAANDLNLDAIDLDQTVLEDQQPLPADFLNLPREEEESESSRRKTGIGISFDADGVEVDFGNVNIDSVQIESTEGFSLSPEEEEETEESYGVHDIVLEEDTQTNRQGTLIQSQVTLGGLDDLMMRWQSAIEAERLGALKDAFNYGEDGYRLVINAVKEESGIIQETAEKLIIENLKNPQRYLPMVIEQSDWLQMECLHTLVGHTYWVQALTLTPDGRYAVSGSKDSTIKIWDILTGREVRTLVGHESAVLSIAVTPEGDRIVSSSTDDTIKIWEFDSGEEIRTISSDSHKIYALTVSPDGKTVVSASAENTIKPTFDFSLEEMLSRLPMQSVPLVLFILTLLRRTPAIKIWDLDSGEEKGSLMGYSRGVTDLVISPKGDRVVSGSRDQTLKIWDLKTGKFLNTLLGHTDEIRSVCITPNGENIISGSRDRTIKIWDLKTGHVLRTLRGHNQSVTSVAISGDGKTIISGSRDNTVKIWDFQTGQYIHTLMGHTDLVRAVAVSSNGKTIVSGGRDNTIKVWKYISHS
- a CDS encoding response regulator, which produces MANRVLIADDNSAMRIAIREMLPGGKFEVVEAVDGKAALATIKEEHENLRLIILKYALPQIEGWKILQKAQMHPKLQNIPMVLVATEKDPVAQKLADVLDYCAVVTPPFERKTFQKAIKSAIANAQRPRTPQDQPKAQPKAQPKAQKAPTPQAKAKGNPDDVATLISAHPEPHPVSPPPSPVAPESESIPIPDNGAHPVHSPLEFLPPGTPIPYEFFDCVQTNGNRRQAYGVQDIAMSPDGLTFYTCGENSYISRWELATLSKIEQFSLYSKGAHCITVSPDGSTVISGAHNSNLKLWNIMTGELLDTLSDQSMGINSLAITPDGQIIISSSAHSNIKLWDFTTGELLGPLNDQSMAVTSVVISSDGSTVFTGSHDSNIKFWDFATGELLGPLNVKSFRVTTLALTPDNQCIVSGDEQGIINITRLDTGENLRTLKAHQTAVNGVAVSPDGWWIVSASDTEIKLWGIAE
- a CDS encoding DUF1997 domain-containing protein, coding for MLSNFRNHHAVNQSSFSPDFNPVAMETNPSSEEIEDTNYDPFTFETHFHGGMGMYDSPQVVAEYLDAHEGWFTRCAKPMTAEPFGVNGYVLTIGRFGAFGYEVEPKMGVVLAPPENQIYDMYSVPVPDYTPPGYDVDYFASMRLAEVAGVAVPWNQHYPEDAVLTQVTWHLHLKVMIEFPKFIYKFPRPLLQNTGDRLLAQIVRQISPRLTYKVQSDFHKRLGLPLPPKQSRYLLRLGETMGEEEEREGNSGTLSDNSDNSDNMDLS